Proteins encoded together in one Orbaceae bacterium lpD01 window:
- a CDS encoding altronate dehydratase family protein: MKNFIQINPNDNVLIALEPLMIGDKLTLNGETLIMRDEIPAGHKVAIRPIPVGQDIIKYGFPIGHTAQMIEAGAHVHTHNVKTNLNQHNDYQYQSVTYPQDCTIADRQIEVYRRQQGGVGIRNELWIIPTVGCVNGIAQQIAKQFITQLSKVGDSYDQVFVLTHPYGCSQLGKDHQDTRTILQDMVKHPNAGGVLVVGLGCENNQLAIFRQTLGEYDTARTRFMILQEEADEIATGIAHLAALYQQIKQDKRQPGWLSELKFGLECGGSDGLSGITANPLLGQFSDYVIAHGGTSVLTEVPEMFGAETILMSHCRDQVVFDKTVNMVNRFKHYFIEHGQPIDENPSPGNKAGGITTLEDKSLGCTQKAGRSQVVDVLEYGERLSKAGLNLLSAPGNDAVATSALIAAGCHMVLFSTGRGTPYGGFVPTVKLSTNTLLATKKPTWIDFDAGPLINGVSMAELLSQFIDLIVNIANGEPACNEKNSFKELAIFKNGVTE; this comes from the coding sequence TGCACTAGAACCGCTGATGATTGGCGATAAGCTGACACTCAATGGTGAAACACTGATTATGCGTGATGAGATTCCGGCTGGTCATAAAGTAGCTATCCGGCCAATCCCGGTCGGGCAAGATATTATTAAATATGGTTTTCCGATTGGACATACCGCACAAATGATTGAAGCGGGTGCTCATGTCCATACCCATAATGTCAAAACCAATCTTAATCAGCATAATGACTATCAATATCAATCCGTCACTTATCCTCAGGATTGCACGATTGCCGACCGGCAGATTGAGGTTTATCGCCGCCAGCAAGGTGGCGTCGGCATCCGTAATGAGCTCTGGATTATCCCAACGGTTGGCTGTGTGAATGGTATTGCCCAGCAAATCGCCAAACAGTTTATTACGCAATTGTCAAAAGTCGGTGACAGCTATGATCAGGTGTTTGTGTTAACCCATCCCTACGGCTGTTCCCAGCTCGGCAAAGATCATCAAGATACCCGGACCATATTACAAGATATGGTTAAACACCCCAATGCTGGTGGCGTGTTGGTGGTTGGACTGGGCTGTGAGAATAATCAACTGGCGATATTTCGTCAGACGCTGGGCGAATATGATACTGCGCGCACCCGTTTTATGATTTTACAAGAAGAAGCGGATGAGATCGCTACCGGCATCGCACATTTGGCGGCACTTTACCAACAAATCAAACAGGATAAGCGCCAACCGGGTTGGTTGAGTGAGTTAAAATTTGGTCTTGAGTGTGGCGGCTCTGATGGTTTATCGGGGATTACCGCTAATCCACTGCTGGGGCAGTTTTCCGATTATGTGATTGCCCATGGTGGCACAAGTGTGCTGACTGAAGTGCCGGAAATGTTTGGGGCTGAAACGATTTTAATGTCTCACTGCCGCGATCAGGTCGTATTTGATAAAACCGTCAATATGGTCAACCGTTTCAAACACTATTTTATTGAACACGGTCAGCCGATTGATGAGAATCCCTCGCCGGGTAATAAAGCCGGCGGCATTACCACGCTGGAGGATAAATCGTTAGGCTGCACGCAAAAAGCCGGCCGTAGTCAGGTGGTCGATGTGCTCGAGTATGGTGAACGGTTATCGAAAGCCGGACTTAACCTGCTATCGGCACCGGGTAACGATGCGGTGGCCACCAGTGCACTGATTGCGGCCGGTTGCCATATGGTGCTGTTTTCCACTGGTCGCGGCACCCCTTATGGCGGGTTTGTCCCCACCGTCAAACTATCGACCAATACGCTACTGGCCACCAAAAAACCGACCTGGATTGATTTTGATGCCGGCCCGTTAATTAATGGCGTTTCTATGGCAGAGCTCTTGTCGCAATTTATTGATTTAATTGTTAATATTGCTAATGGAGAGCCCGCTTGTAATGAGAAAAACAGCTTTAAAGAGCTGGCTATCTTTAAAAATGGGGTAACGGAATAA
- a CDS encoding sugar kinase: MSKQIAIIGECMIEFSVTGKTCQTGFGGDTLNTAIYLARLSGSQTQIHYVTALGIDPFSQQMLTSWQQEQIDTDLVQQLTDKMPGLYTIVTDGQGERAFYYWRSNSAAKFWLQTPDTPAICQHIAETDYVYLSGISLAILDPSSLAALMALLAEVKRRGGQLIFDNNYRPALWADKPSAKQAYAQILALTDIAFLTLDDEMALWDDLSYESALERTQHFGVPEIVIKRGADCCLIQSGDDFFAVPALRVPAERIIDTTAAGDSFSAGYLAARLAGQTPVKAAELGHLLASTVIQFRGAIIPLHNMPIIEYQLDEC; this comes from the coding sequence ATGAGTAAGCAAATCGCCATTATTGGTGAATGTATGATTGAATTTTCCGTGACCGGCAAAACCTGTCAGACGGGCTTTGGTGGTGATACCTTAAATACCGCCATCTATCTCGCGCGACTATCCGGCAGCCAGACGCAGATTCATTATGTGACTGCATTAGGGATCGATCCGTTTAGTCAGCAGATGCTGACAAGCTGGCAACAAGAGCAAATTGACACCGATTTAGTCCAGCAGCTCACCGATAAAATGCCCGGCCTGTATACGATTGTAACGGATGGGCAGGGCGAACGTGCTTTTTACTATTGGCGCAGCAATTCGGCGGCTAAATTTTGGTTACAGACCCCCGATACCCCAGCCATTTGCCAGCACATTGCCGAGACGGATTATGTCTATTTAAGTGGCATTAGTTTAGCTATTCTCGATCCCAGCAGCCTCGCCGCGCTGATGGCGTTACTCGCTGAGGTAAAACGCCGCGGTGGACAGCTTATTTTTGATAATAACTATCGGCCAGCCTTGTGGGCGGATAAGCCGTCGGCAAAGCAGGCTTATGCGCAGATACTGGCGCTGACCGATATCGCCTTTTTAACTCTGGATGATGAGATGGCGCTGTGGGATGACTTATCCTATGAAAGCGCGCTTGAGCGTACCCAGCATTTTGGGGTGCCGGAAATTGTCATTAAACGCGGGGCGGATTGCTGTTTGATTCAATCTGGCGATGACTTTTTTGCGGTGCCAGCGCTGCGCGTGCCAGCGGAACGTATTATTGATACCACCGCCGCCGGCGACTCCTTTAGTGCCGGCTATCTGGCCGCCAGACTGGCCGGACAAACGCCGGTAAAGGCGGCAGAGTTGGGGCATTTATTGGCCAGTACCGTGATTCAGTTTCGTGGCGCGATTATTCCCTTGCACAATATGCCGATAATAGAGTATCAACTTGATGAGTGTTAA